A genome region from Alicyclobacillus acidocaldarius subsp. acidocaldarius DSM 446 includes the following:
- a CDS encoding MFS transporter, whose product MGRKGIRVRLRPRVDAFHAFLAGRFFSRVGDKIFLVALPLLIQGMGSGAALLSFANALQYVANWAGGPLGGYLTERHSRKAVMLAVHAAQAAAILGVIASLSIRSLFPFILVFSIFLLHLASMVNRVNRFSLTTLLRDRDQIPQANAEIQLMESAARLVGPWVAGIVIVHLRLRAALGLDLLSFLIMAMVVWVALPLPAGERQGAHSSAARGRDLWRWRFEGPDGVGRVLLVNGLVNVAFTFVSGFNVFLMSSTHHLSVMVISWILTATAGASLLLGIILRANLAHVAEPSLAKMGLGLALSGVGMAGLPFAHHAELYLVAYAACILGMEWYQAQVQTWLQMRLAKSELNRAFVATSHVQNAVTPLWMVSGGFLWRAQGPWLPLSLCAACALGGGLAVWFLGRVSETRPPIQDDSGTA is encoded by the coding sequence ATGGGACGGAAGGGGATCCGAGTGCGACTCCGACCTCGTGTGGATGCGTTTCATGCATTTCTCGCTGGACGATTTTTCTCCCGTGTCGGCGACAAGATCTTCTTGGTGGCCCTTCCGTTGCTCATTCAGGGCATGGGATCCGGGGCTGCGCTTCTGTCCTTTGCCAATGCGCTTCAGTACGTGGCCAACTGGGCAGGCGGACCGCTCGGAGGCTATCTCACGGAGAGGCACAGTCGAAAAGCCGTCATGCTCGCGGTGCACGCCGCGCAGGCCGCCGCCATCCTCGGCGTGATCGCCTCCCTGTCCATCAGGTCTCTCTTTCCTTTCATCCTTGTATTCTCTATCTTTCTTCTCCACCTCGCGTCGATGGTGAATCGGGTCAATCGGTTTTCGCTGACCACGCTCTTGCGCGATCGCGACCAGATCCCGCAGGCAAACGCGGAAATTCAGCTGATGGAATCTGCCGCGAGACTCGTCGGGCCGTGGGTGGCAGGAATCGTGATCGTGCACCTGAGGTTGCGAGCCGCTCTGGGATTGGATTTGTTGTCATTCTTGATCATGGCCATGGTGGTATGGGTGGCCCTGCCGTTGCCAGCCGGCGAGCGCCAGGGGGCGCATTCGTCTGCCGCTCGCGGACGTGACCTGTGGCGATGGCGGTTCGAGGGACCCGACGGGGTGGGGCGGGTCTTGCTCGTGAATGGGTTGGTCAATGTCGCCTTCACCTTTGTGTCCGGGTTCAATGTGTTCCTCATGAGTTCGACGCATCACTTGAGCGTGATGGTGATATCCTGGATTTTGACCGCGACTGCCGGGGCATCCCTGCTCTTGGGGATCATCCTTCGCGCGAACCTGGCTCATGTGGCCGAACCCTCCCTTGCGAAGATGGGGTTGGGGCTCGCGCTGTCCGGTGTTGGAATGGCGGGACTGCCGTTTGCCCACCATGCGGAACTCTACCTGGTCGCATACGCCGCGTGTATCCTCGGCATGGAGTGGTATCAGGCGCAGGTGCAGACATGGCTCCAGATGCGCCTTGCCAAGTCGGAACTCAATCGGGCCTTTGTCGCGACATCTCACGTGCAGAACGCGGTCACGCCGCTCTGGATGGTGTCGGGTGGGTTTCTCTGGCGCGCGCAGGGGCCTTGGTTGCCGCTTTCGCTGTGCGCGGCATGTGCCCTCGGTGGGGGCCTTGCCGTGTGGTTCCTAGGCCGAGTCAGCGAGACGCGGCCACCGATACAGGATGACAGCGGTACGGCGTGA